The genomic segment TATGTTAAAAGCTGGAGTTTTAGGTGCTGGACATCTGGGAAAAATTCATTTACGTTTATTACAACAATCAGAAAAATACGAACTGGTTGGTTTTTACGACCCATTTATAGAAAATGCACAAAAAGTTGCCAAAGAATTTGGTTACAAATTGTTCGATTCTATGGAGAGCTTAATGGATGCTGTGGAAGTTGTAGATATTGTAACTCCCACTTTATCTCATTTCGAGTGTGCAAAAATGGCGATTGAAAAAGGCTGTCATATTTTTGTTGAAAAACCAATTACAAAAACTGTTTTAGAAGCAGAAGCAATTAAAACATTGGCAAGCCAAAATCACATACAAGGTCAAGTTGGTCATGTAGAGCGATTTAACCCTGCTTTTACGGCTGTAAAAAATAAAATAAACAACCCAATGTTTATTGAAACACACAGGTTGGCAGAATTTAATCCAAGAGGAACAGATGTACCTGTGGTGCTAGATTTAATGATTCATGATATTGATATCATTCTTTCTGTGGTAGATTCTAAAGTGAAAAACGTACACGCAAGTGGAATCTCTGTAATTTCTGAAACACCAGATATTGCCAACGCAAGAATTGAGTTCGAAAATGGTTGTGTTGCAAATTTAACGGCAAGCAGAATTTCGATGAAGAATATGCGTAAATCAAGATTTTTTCAAAAAGATGCATATATTTCTGTC from the Polaribacter cellanae genome contains:
- a CDS encoding Gfo/Idh/MocA family protein — encoded protein: MLKAGVLGAGHLGKIHLRLLQQSEKYELVGFYDPFIENAQKVAKEFGYKLFDSMESLMDAVEVVDIVTPTLSHFECAKMAIEKGCHIFVEKPITKTVLEAEAIKTLASQNHIQGQVGHVERFNPAFTAVKNKINNPMFIETHRLAEFNPRGTDVPVVLDLMIHDIDIILSVVDSKVKNVHASGISVISETPDIANARIEFENGCVANLTASRISMKNMRKSRFFQKDAYISVDFLEKVSEVVRMKDVPEKPDEFAMILQNAEGIKKQIYFDNPEVEANNAILDELESFADAIENGTKPVVSLSAGTEALRVAQMVIDCF